GGATTTGGATTATCTGGATTTAGTGGATCAAGCGGTCCCATTGGGTCTTCACCTTCTGAACCACCAGCTACAAAGTTTACTGAGTTTTTTGAAGTTGTTGTATCTGCAACTGCCGCAAAAGCTGAGCTAGATGTTACTAACATAGAACCTGATACTGCTGCTACCATCATTAATACTTCTAATTTTTTCATTATTATTCTCCTCTTATCTTTTTTATAGTAAATAATCTATTCAATTACATTGGGGCATCTTGCAATGACCATGTAATATTCGCACTATATTGGTCAATATACGCATTGGTAGGAACTTTGATAGTTACAGTCCCAGCTAATCCATTGAAATCATTTGCCCAAATACCTAAACCATTATTTTTCTTAGCAGTCATAACTGGTGCTGCAGCCTTACTTAAAGTTAAGGGTAATGCTACTGCTGGAGCCTGCATATCGCCATCAGCTGTTGTAGAAATTTTTCCTTTTGGAATAGAGATAGATGCTTTTAAAATATTAGTTGGCACTTTCTTTCCTTTCAAATCATCAATTTTTGCAGTCAGTGCCCAACCATCTCCTGATCCGCGAAAATCAGTTACCTGTACACCAATAGATTGATCTTTAGGAACAACCACATCTTTTGAAACTGCTGAACCTAATTTTAATGAGCCGAAATCAAATGCTGAGGCTGCATCAATACGTAATGAACCTCCAGTTGGAGGATCAAGTGGGTCAATCGGAATAATCGGATCTGTTTCACCACCAGTATCGTCCCCTTTTTCAAGAGTAATATTAGTAGGAGTGCTAGTGCTCCCTGCTTCTGCAGCCAATACTGAAGTTGAACTTAAAGCTAATCCAGCTAGAGCCACTAAACTGAACATATTTATTTTTGTTAGTTTCATTTTAAACATCCTTTTCTATTTAATTATTTAGGTGCATTTTGTAGTGACCATGTAATTTTTGCTGTGTATTGATCCACATAGTTACCTTCTGGAACATTTAATGTAACTTTTTTATCTTTTCCTTCAAATAAATTCGTCCATGTTCCCATTCCATTATCTTTAGTTGCTGTAAAAATTGAAATTGGACTTGCATTTAGTTTTACTTCTTTTGTGACAGGTGCTTTAACTTTATCTGCACTAGTTGTATTGACAGATCCATTAGGGATTGTTAATGTTGCACCTTTTAAAATATTGATACCTTGTCCCTTAAAATCAGTCATACTAACATCAACATTCCAACCAGCACCTGTACCACGACTATCCGTCACTTGAATACCTAAAACAGAATTATCTTCTTTAATAGCGGTATAAATACCATCACCTTCACCTAATTTGATGCTCCCAAAGTTAAAATTAGAAGCTGCGTCAAGTGTTAAAGGCCCCATCATAGGTGGCTCAATTGGGTCAATTGGGTCAATTGGGTCAACTGGACCTGTTCCACCTTCACCTGCTTTTAACTCAAAATCTGCTTGTGTTTTTTGTGTTCCAACTTCTGCTGCATAAGCACTAGTAGAAGCTAGTGATAAACCTGTTAGTGCAACCAAACTGGCTGTTGTTATTTTAGATAATTTCATGATGATTACTCTCCTTTTGTATTGTATTGTTTTATTTTTATAAAACTATTTTGGTGCATCTAATAAACTCCAAGTTAGTGTTGATACATACTCTCCAGCTAAATTACCTGCAGGTACGGTTAATTTAACTTCTGAAGCATTAAATTTATCCATCCAAGTACCTAATCCGTTATTTTTATTAGCTGCCATAATAGTTTGAGCTTTTGCATTTGTTGAACTTAATACAACTGCGTTTACACTTGGTGCAACTGAGATATTTCCTATTGCTGGTGTTGCAGTACCTACTGGCAAGCTTAGTTCAGCACCTTTTAATATTTTTTTAGCATCTTTTTGATCAACAAAATCAGCTGTTGTGACTTGTAAGTTCCAACCTTGGCCTTCCCCACGTTTGTCAGTCACTTGAACATTTGGGTTTTGAGTAGTTGTAGCAAATACCATTTTGCTACCCTCAATTTTATTTTCTCCAAATAATAGCGGACTTGCATTATCAATCGTTAAAGATCCTGTATTCCCTGTTGCTCCTCCTGGAACAGATGGTTCAATTGGTTCTGTTGGACCAGTTTCTTGGTCCCCTGACGTTAATTTAACATAACCATGTGATGTCGCTCCTTTACCATCAGGTGTCCCCGTTACCTCGTTTTGATCAGTTGCTGCTGAAGCGATCATTGATACGCTAAACAATAATGTTGTTGCTACACTTGCTAAAACTAATTTTGATGTTTTCATTTTCTTTTCCTCTTTTCTTTTTTTTATATAAATCATAACTATTCCCAATAACAGACTTGAAAATCCCGCTACTAATAATGATAGATTTCCGTTCACTTCACCTGTTTGCGGTAAATTATTTTCTGTCTTACCTGATGTATCTGGCAAATTAGAACTAAAATCATTGTTATCTGAGTGACCAGAAAAATCATTATTAGCTGAACCACCATTATCTTCTTTATCAAAAGAGTCCTCTGGATCTCCTTCGATAAACCTAATTCCCACCTGACTGTTTGTTGATTCGGCAGCATAGACGTATTCATTTATTCCGATGTAAAAAAAACCAATACACGCTATGAAAATAACAAACAAGCCCACTTTTTTCATCTAATCACCTCCCTTCATTAAATCATTCATTAACTAGTTAAAAACTCTTTTTTCAAAAGAAGTCCATCCTCAAATTCTTCAATTCTATTTACCTCTAATACATTTTTAAACTTGGTTAACACGATATTTTTTATTTCATCTACAGATTTTTCAGCTTTAAATATTAATGCCCGTGTATATTTAGTTTTAGAGTAATCACTTGTAAAAGTTACATAATAAATAAAACTATCTTGCCAGTATTCCTCAATCATTTTAACTTCTCCTTTTCAAAGGAACGTGCCTCTCCTCCTGACCATTCTTGTAATAAAACTCTAGCTCTTTCTTGGTCTATAATGCGATAAGGGTTCCGTTTAATTATTTTTTTTCTCTCCAAGTAAGTCCCAGCCTTAGATATATTGGGTTCTGATGATCGAACATACTTACTAATAAAGGTTGGAGTAATGTATTTAGGAAGCTCTAACTCCCCACTTTCATTTTGCTTTAAATCTAGTTTAGTTGATAAGTTTAATAAACTATTCAATAACTTCACTTTAGGAGGTTTATTTACGTATTGATAACTTTCAACTAACAAATAAAATTCTTGTCTAATTTTTTTTAAAAATCTACGACTAAGATCCGGATTAATATACACATGATCAAAAAAGAACTCTCGGTCAACTTCAACTATTGAAGTTGTTTCTTGAGCAGTTACCGTAACTACAACTGCATTATT
This Carnobacterium maltaromaticum DSM 20342 DNA region includes the following protein-coding sequences:
- a CDS encoding WxL domain-containing protein → MKLTKINMFSLVALAGLALSSTSVLAAEAGSTSTPTNITLEKGDDTGGETDPIIPIDPLDPPTGGSLRIDAASAFDFGSLKLGSAVSKDVVVPKDQSIGVQVTDFRGSGDGWALTAKIDDLKGKKVPTNILKASISIPKGKISTTADGDMQAPAVALPLTLSKAAAPVMTAKKNNGLGIWANDFNGLAGTVTIKVPTNAYIDQYSANITWSLQDAPM
- a CDS encoding WxL domain-containing protein; translated protein: MKLSKITTASLVALTGLSLASTSAYAAEVGTQKTQADFELKAGEGGTGPVDPIDPIDPIEPPMMGPLTLDAASNFNFGSIKLGEGDGIYTAIKEDNSVLGIQVTDSRGTGAGWNVDVSMTDFKGQGINILKGATLTIPNGSVNTTSADKVKAPVTKEVKLNASPISIFTATKDNGMGTWTNLFEGKDKKVTLNVPEGNYVDQYTAKITWSLQNAPK
- a CDS encoding WxL domain-containing protein; the encoded protein is MKKVGLFVIFIACIGFFYIGINEYVYAAESTNSQVGIRFIEGDPEDSFDKEDNGGSANNDFSGHSDNNDFSSNLPDTSGKTENNLPQTGEVNGNLSLLVAGFSSLLLGIVMIYIKKRKEEKKMKTSKLVLASVATTLLFSVSMIASAATDQNEVTGTPDGKGATSHGYVKLTSGDQETGPTEPIEPSVPGGATGNTGSLTIDNASPLLFGENKIEGSKMVFATTTQNPNVQVTDKRGEGQGWNLQVTTADFVDQKDAKKILKGAELSLPVGTATPAIGNISVAPSVNAVVLSSTNAKAQTIMAANKNNGLGTWMDKFNASEVKLTVPAGNLAGEYVSTLTWSLLDAPK
- a CDS encoding Crp/Fnr family transcriptional regulator, whose amino-acid sequence is MESFFENDFYFKEKFQDKYKERKYEKNDVISYRIGKEVSNKLFIVSSGVVLVETQLDQNITPFYSFVGQNNIFGWEDMDTNNAVVVTVTAQETTSIVEVDREFFFDHVYINPDLSRRFLKKIRQEFYLLVESYQYVNKPPKVKLLNSLLNLSTKLDLKQNESGELELPKYITPTFISKYVRSSEPNISKAGTYLERKKIIKRNPYRIIDQERARVLLQEWSGGEARSFEKEKLK